The Candidatus Poribacteria bacterium genome segment CACCTACTATAAGATTTTGTTGATAACTTGTGCATAACTCGCTGATTTATGCACAAGTTATCAACAGGGTACTTGTCAGTGATAGCAAGCCTTCAGGTGAGTTATCAACTTATCAACAGCCCCTACTACTACTACTAAAGTACTATATAAATTTATATAGTAATTAGTAGTACAATTAGAAGCTGTTGATAACTGTCAAAAATCATCAGATTTTGCAACCGATTGAACTAAAATATTTACAGCCAAGATAAGATGTTATTAAACCATATCGTCCTACGAAATTTTCGTAATTATATCAATTGCGAAGTGGACTTCTCTAAGCCCGTTAATTTAATCGTCGGCGGGAACGCACAAGGAAAAACCAGTTTGCTTGAAGCAATCTATTTTCTTTGCACCGCGGAATCTCATCGTGCGACTCATGATGCCGAATTGATTCGGCATCATGAGTCAGGATAGTGATGACGTAACATCTCTTGAAGCGATGAAGAAGGCACGCGGACAGTTTAGATTGAAGAAAAATGGTATTCTCCAGACAAAACGTTCCGAATGGATTGGTCAATTTAACGCCGTGTTTTTTTCACCAGAGTCACTCACGTTAGTGAAAGGCGGCCCTTCAGAAAGGCGACGGTTCTTAGATCTCCTTATCTCACAGATTGACAGCGAATACTTAAAAAATTTGCAAAAGTACAATCTGGTGCTCAAACAACGAAATGAGTTGCTAAAGCAGATTCGTGCAACGTTCGCAAACGCAAAGCAACTGGATGCTTGGGACCAATTGCTGCTTGTACATGGTACCGCAGTTATCATAAGGCGGTTGGAAATTTTTTACCAATTGAAAGACCACGCGATCCAAAACTACCAAAAACTCACTGGCGGTTTAGAAAATCTCGCACTGACGTATCGTTCGGCATCGGTGTCAAACGATACGTCAATTGACAATATGGCAGGCAGTATTTCAGAAACCACCGGTCTCAACTCGTTAGCGGAGTCTTCAGACGCACCCCACAAGGCTACCCGTGAAGATGAAGACAAGATAGCCAAACATTTTGGCATATCATTAAACGCTTCCCGCGAGGCAGATTTACAGAGAGGTACAACCTTAGTCGGCCCACACCGAGACGATTTCCTCATTGAATTGGAGAGTGAACCCAACGCGTCTATCATTCACCATCATAGTGAAAGCGATCCACCAGCCCCAGGACCCGCAACCGGAACATTTCGAGAGGTAGCGCGATCTTATGGTTCACAAGGGCAACAACGGACTATCGCCTTAGCACTCAAGTTAGCAGAATTAGAATTGATTCGACACCTAACAGGCAGAGACCCGATAGTTTTATTGGATGATGTTACCTCAGAGTTAGATGACAAGCGGGTAGGGTATTTATTAGAGGTACTCCAAAATTTAAGTGCCCAAACTTTCATCACAGCTAC includes the following:
- a CDS encoding AAA family ATPase, translated to MLLNHIVLRNFRNYINCEVDFSKPVNLIVGGNAQGKTSLLEAIYFLCTAESHRATHDAELIRHHESG